In Gemmatimonadota bacterium, a single window of DNA contains:
- a CDS encoding PQQ-dependent sugar dehydrogenase, giving the protein MVRTRFALVALGSCLVFVAPAGAQVHRSALHDFQLIPVAEGLVTPWSMAWLPNGDMLVTERPGRLRIVRDGELLPDPVPGIPEVHARGQGGLLDVQPHPDFANNHWLYITYSKPQADDQSTTALIRGKFEDDALTNVEELFEAVARGRDGHYGSRIAFADGYVFISAGDRQAPSRGDLEAHPAQDRSNHHGVIIRLHDDGRVPADNPFIGEDGVRPETWSYGHRNPQGLAIHPETGDLWANEHGPQGGDELNLIQPGRNYGWPVVGYGVNYGSGSTIHVGTMRESMEHPVHFWVPSIATSGLMIYSGQRFPAWNGNIFVGGLAGMQLARLTLDGQEVVAEETLLQGFGRIRDVRQGPEGYIYIAMDERSGAPSTVYRLEPAGGR; this is encoded by the coding sequence ATGGTCCGGACTCGCTTCGCGCTCGTTGCCCTCGGCTCTTGCCTGGTCTTCGTCGCGCCGGCAGGTGCACAGGTCCACCGGTCGGCGCTGCACGACTTTCAGCTGATCCCCGTCGCGGAAGGGCTCGTGACGCCCTGGTCGATGGCCTGGCTGCCGAACGGCGACATGCTGGTCACCGAGCGCCCCGGGCGTCTGCGCATCGTGCGCGACGGTGAACTGTTGCCGGATCCGGTGCCCGGTATTCCCGAGGTTCACGCCCGTGGTCAGGGTGGCCTGCTGGATGTTCAGCCCCACCCGGACTTCGCGAACAACCACTGGCTCTACATCACTTATTCGAAACCACAGGCCGACGATCAGTCCACGACGGCGCTGATCCGGGGCAAGTTCGAGGACGATGCTCTGACGAATGTCGAAGAGCTCTTCGAAGCGGTCGCCCGCGGCAGAGACGGGCACTACGGCTCTCGCATCGCGTTCGCCGACGGCTACGTCTTCATCTCGGCCGGCGATCGCCAGGCGCCGTCGCGTGGCGACCTCGAGGCGCACCCCGCCCAGGACCGCTCGAACCACCACGGCGTCATCATTCGACTGCATGACGACGGTCGCGTTCCTGCCGACAACCCGTTCATCGGAGAGGACGGCGTGCGGCCCGAGACGTGGAGCTACGGGCACAGGAACCCGCAGGGCCTCGCGATCCATCCCGAGACCGGCGACCTGTGGGCCAACGAGCACGGCCCGCAGGGTGGCGACGAGCTCAACCTCATCCAGCCCGGCCGCAACTATGGGTGGCCGGTGGTCGGGTATGGCGTGAACTACGGAAGCGGTTCCACGATCCACGTGGGCACGATGCGAGAGTCGATGGAGCACCCCGTGCATTTCTGGGTGCCATCGATCGCGACGTCCGGGCTCATGATCTACTCGGGCCAGCGCTTCCCTGCCTGGAACGGCAACATCTTCGTCGGCGGTCTGGCAGGCATGCAGCTCGCTAGGCTGACGCTCGACGGACAGGAAGTGGTCGCCGAAGAAACGCTACTCCAGGGTTTCGGTCGCATCCGGGACGTACGTCAGGGACCGGAAGGGTACATCTACATCGCGATGGACGAACGCAGCGGTGCGCCGAGCACGGTCTACCGGCTGGAGCCCGCGGGAGGGCGCTAG
- the lepB gene encoding signal peptidase I yields the protein MQADAKAKDKPKEKNSAVERTKSIVMALALFFFIRTFLVQTYVITSGSMERTLLVGDMLVVNRLAIGSRIPGTQIRIPGYSKPRRGDVLVFDPHHEVDMKLVKRLMGLPGDTLEMRNGALFLNDERLDEPYLNDARRRDDRSPDMAWQREYLVAGVDRDSYVPSRHDWGPIVVPDGYYFMLGDNRDESLDSRYWGLLEAWRLEGRVLFKYFSYNRGSYRSFPALREIRWGRIGKGLSHGD from the coding sequence TTGCAGGCCGACGCCAAAGCGAAGGACAAGCCGAAGGAGAAAAACTCCGCCGTCGAGAGGACTAAGTCCATCGTCATGGCGCTCGCTCTGTTCTTCTTCATCCGAACGTTCCTGGTGCAGACCTACGTGATCACGTCGGGGTCGATGGAGCGCACGTTGCTCGTGGGGGACATGCTGGTGGTGAACCGCCTGGCGATCGGCTCACGGATCCCAGGCACGCAAATCCGAATTCCCGGATACTCGAAGCCACGGCGCGGTGACGTGCTGGTCTTCGACCCGCATCACGAGGTGGACATGAAGCTCGTGAAGCGCCTGATGGGGCTGCCCGGCGACACGCTCGAGATGCGGAACGGGGCGCTCTTCCTCAACGACGAGCGCCTCGACGAGCCGTACCTGAACGACGCCCGGCGACGGGACGACCGTAGCCCGGACATGGCATGGCAACGGGAATATCTCGTGGCGGGCGTCGACCGCGACAGCTATGTGCCGAGTCGGCACGACTGGGGGCCGATCGTGGTTCCGGACGGCTACTACTTCATGCTCGGTGACAACAGGGACGAAAGTCTCGACTCACGGTATTGGGGCTTGCTGGAGGCTTGGCGTCTCGAAGGCCGCGTGCTCTTCAAGTACTTCTCGTACAACAGAGGGTCGTATCGGTCGTTTCCGGCGCTCCGGGAGATTCGATGGGGGCGCATCGGCAAGGGGCTCAGCCACGGTGACTGA
- a CDS encoding GNAT family N-acetyltransferase, with protein MTDTVPPERIESERLIMRCWHPHDAPQFKAALDSSLPELQRWIPWAMNEPSELDVLEDRLSGYRDDFFAGRNALFALMDPDETEVLGGAGLYRRVGPGALEIGYWVRSDQAGQGLATEAAHAMTDVGFMLSGIERIEIHCDPLNAPSIGVPRKLGYEQGETLVDHGVGPTGGSRDTMIWRLTMEEYGATR; from the coding sequence GTGACTGATACCGTACCGCCGGAGCGCATCGAGTCGGAGCGGCTCATCATGCGATGCTGGCACCCTCATGACGCGCCACAGTTCAAGGCCGCGCTCGACTCCAGCCTGCCGGAGCTTCAGCGGTGGATTCCATGGGCGATGAACGAGCCTTCGGAGCTCGACGTGCTCGAGGACCGGCTGAGCGGCTACCGTGACGACTTCTTCGCTGGGCGCAACGCGCTCTTCGCGTTGATGGACCCCGACGAGACCGAAGTGCTCGGCGGCGCCGGACTGTACCGCCGCGTCGGTCCCGGTGCGTTGGAGATCGGGTACTGGGTACGCTCGGATCAGGCGGGCCAGGGTCTCGCGACCGAGGCCGCGCATGCGATGACCGATGTGGGATTCATGCTCTCCGGAATCGAGCGCATCGAGATCCACTGCGACCCTCTGAACGCGCCGAGCATCGGGGTCCCCAGGAAGCTCGGGTACGAGCAGGGGGAGACGTTGGTGGACCATGGGGTCGGCCCGACCGGTGGGTCGCGAGACACGATGATCTGGCGACTCACAATGGAGGAGTACGGAGCGACTCGCTAA